From Hymenobacter sediminicola:
GATAGATACAATATATAGATAATGCTTAATAATTGGGCCGCGGCCTGCCAATACTCCTCATGCCAAGACTAAAGCCCGCTGCCTCCTGTATCTTCGCCGGTATGCGTCTTCCCGCCTTCCTGCTTCCGCTGCTACTCCTTGCCTCGGCCTGCGTGCCGCTCGGTACGCCCATCACCGACCCTAACGCCGCGCGCCGGCCTGCCACGACCGGGCAGGTGGCGTCTACAGAATACTACGCCGACAAAACCCTGCGCTATCAGGACTACGTCTACGACCCCAACGTGCGCACCGTGCTGTGCTACGTGCAGTCGGGCACGACCAACGAAATATTTACGCCGCCCGTGGTGCCGCTCAGCCAGGAACAGCCCATTGTGCTGGAATTCGACCTGCTCGGCGACCAGAGCCAGCGCCTTACGGCCAAAATCGTGCACTGCGACGCCGACTGGAAGCCATCCATCCTGACGGATATGCAGTTTCTGAGCGAGATAAACGACATTCTCATCACCAACTACCGCACCTCCGTCAATACTAAAGTGCCTTACTACCACTACAGCATGCGGGCGCCGCGCGTGAAGCTGAGTGGCAACTACCTGCTGGTAGTGCAGGGGGCCGGCGGTACACCGCTGCTCAGCCGCCGCCTGCTCGTATACGATAACAGCGTGCAGATTTCGATGAAGCAGGGCATTCCGGTGGGAGGGCAGGAGCGCTACACCATGCAGCAGATTGATTTCGGCATCCGCTACAGCATGCAGCTCGTGAATCCGGCACAGGAAGTGAAGGTGGTGCTGCGCCAGAATTTCCGCTGGGACAACGCCAAGTATAACCTGCGCCCCACATTCGTGCGCGACATCGACCGGCAGCTCGACTACCAGTATTTCAACTTCGAAAACGCCTTCCCGGCCCTGAGCGAGTTCCGGTTTTTTGACCTGCGCACATTCCGGTCCATCGGCATTGGCGTAGCGGCTCTCGATGCCGAAGCCTCGCCCCGGCAGGCGCTGCTGCAGCCGGATGCGTCGCGCAACGGGCAGGGCTATACGCAGTTCGAGGATATCAACGGGCAGCGCGTGATTGAGAGCCGTGAGTACGGCAACGGCGCCACTAACGCCGACTACCTCGACGTGACGTTTCAGCTGCGGGCAGCGCAGCCAGCAGCTGGCCCCGTGTACGTGCTGGGTGCCCTCACCGACTGGCAGCTGAAAGACGAGTTCCGGCTGACGTATGACGCCGAAAAGCAGCTCTACAGCGGCCACGCGCTGCTCAAGCAGGGCTACTACAACTTCATCTACGCCACCCAGACGCCGCAGGGGCCGAACAGTGTGCAGTGGGAGGGTAGCCACCAGGAAGCCGAAAACCAATACGACCTGCTGGTGTATTACCGCCCACCGGGCACTCGCGCCGACCTGCTCATTGGCTACCAGAGCCTCGACGTAAACAGCCGCCGGCCCTGAGGCCTGGGCGGCGCAAGTAGCTAAATGCAGCAGGCCTGCGTACAGGGAGTACAGTTCAGCTGACTCTCTTTCCTGCTTATGTCGCTCTACAATCTGATTTTGGTGGTGCTGGGCGTGGCCATCTTGGCAGTGGCCTGGCTGCCTTCGCTGCTGCGCAAATACCCGCTTTCCTACCCCATTGTGTTTGTGGGGCTAGGGGCGCTGGTGTTCTGGCTGCCGCTGGGCCTGCCCACTCCCGACCCGATCAAGCATTCTACCTTCGTTACCCACCTCACCGAAATCTGCGTGACGGTGGCCCTGACCGGTACGGGCCTCAAGATTGACCGGAAATTTTCGTTGTGGCGCTGGCGGGCACCTCTGCAGCTGGTACTGGTACTGATGGTCATCACCATCGGTATTTTCATGGTAGTGGCGTGGCGTTTGGGCGGGCTGCTGCCGGCCTCGGCGCTGCTGCTGGCCGCTACGTTGGCCCCTACTGACCCAGTGCTGGCCGGCGACGTGCAGGTGGGCAAGCCCGGCGAAGGTGGCGAAGACAACGTGCGCTTTTCCCTTACCGGCGAGGCTGGCCTCAATGATGGTTTGGCGTTTCCATTCGTGCATCTGGCGGCGCTCCTGCTGCCGGTGGCCCTACTGCCTTTTTCGGAGCAGCTGCTGCATTGGGCCTGGATGGATGTGCTGTTTCGGACGGCGGTGGGCGTGATTGGCGGCTGGCTGGCTGGCAAGGTACTGTCGTTCCTGATTTTCGATTTGCCCCACCGGGTGCGCATCAACCCCGAAGCCTATGGATTTGTGGCGCTGGCTGTCACGCTCACCGCCTACGGCCTGATTGAGCTGCTGCATGGCTATGGCTTTCTGGCCGTGTTTGTAGCGGCCGTTACGCTGCGGGCGCACGAGCGGAGCCATGAGTACCACACCGAGATGCACGAATTCACGGACCAGCTGGAGCGGTTGCTCATCGTAGTGATTCTGATTCTGTTTGGTGGCGCGCTGGTGCGCGGCTTGCTGGAGCCGCTCACGTGGTCGGGGGCGGCGCTGGGACTGTTTCTGCTACTAATTTTGCGCCCCATAGGCGGTATCCTGACGCTGGGCCGCAGTCGCGTGACGTGGCCCGAGCGGCTGGTTATCTCGTTCTTTGGTATTCGCGGTATCGGCTCGTTTTTTTATCTGGCCTACGCACTGAGCAAACACGATTTTCCCGATGCCCCGCAACTCTGGGCCATTACTGGATTTACGGTGCTAACGTCTATCATTCTGCACGGTGCGCTGGCCACGCCCGTCATGGACTGGCTGGACCGTCGCCACGGCCGCCCTACGGCGCTGGAGCTGGAAGAAAAGCATTTGGCGGAGCAGGAGAAACAAGCCGCTTCCTGAGTTGCTTAGGCCGTAGCCAACCACCTCCAGAGTAAAAGGAAATTGAAACTGGCACAGTAGTGGCCTTTCTATTCTATAAGGGCGGCTGTAACCTTTGCACGGCTTAGGTTCGTTGCAGTCCTGTTCCTTTCCCGCTTACTCTCCCTACTATGCAACCCACTCTCTCATTTGTTCTGCGTGCCGGTGCCATCATGGCTGTTTTGCTGCCGTTGGGCAGCACCCGCCCGGCTGTTTCGCACTGGAGTGCCATCCGGCCGGTGCTACCCGTGCAAGGGGCTCAGCCCGACCCGCAGGTAGTTGCGCAGTTTGGCCTGCTTAACAATACCAAACTACAGAGCTACATCGACAGCAAGGGCATGCAGATGGGCAAAATATCTGACCGCCCAGCCGATGTCAAGGGATTTACCATCGTCGATTCGCCCATTATCAACGCCTTTGCTACACCTGATGGCCACGTGTACTTCACGCGCGGCATCATGGCCCATTTTAATAATGAGGCGCAGTTCAGCGGCGTACTCGGCCACGAAATAGGCCATATCACGGCCCGCCACGGCCAGAAGCAGCAGACCCGCTCCACTATTGCCAACGGAGCCCTGATCTTAGGCTCTATCCTGTCGAAGCGAGTGGCTTCTATTGCCCAGCCAGCCTCGCAGGTCGTGGGCCTGGGCCTGCTGAAATACGGCCGCGACGACGAAAACGAATCGGATAAGCTAGGGGTGAAGTACTCCAGCGCCATCGGCTACGACCCAGCCTCCATGGCCGATTTTTTCCTGACCCTTGCGCGCACCGAGCAAAGCAGCGGCGCCGCTACTGTGCCCACCTTTCTATCGTCGCACCCCAACTCCGCCGACCGGTACACGAACGTAAAAAAGCTGGCGCAGCAAGCGGAGCAACAAGCAGGCCGCCAGCTGGCCGTGAACCGCGACCAGTATCTGCGCATGATTGAGGGCTTGCCCTACGGCGACAACCCGCGCGAGGGCTACGTGGAGGGCAGCGTATTCTACCACCCCGACCTGAAGTTTCAATTTCCGGTACCACAGGGCTGGAAGTCGCAGAACTCACCCAGCCAGTTTCAGATGGCCGAGCCCAATGGCAAGGCTGTTATCGTGCTGCTGCCAGCCGGCAACAAAGGCCTAGATGAAACCGCGCAGGCACTGGTAGAACAGCTGAAAATCCAGAACGCGCAGGCCCAGAAAACGACCATCAACGGCTTCCAGGCCATAGCCATCCAGGGTGACCAGGTAGGGCAGGACCAGCAAACCGGCCAGCAGGCTATTACGGCCCGCACGCTGAGCTTCATCATCCAGGATGGCCAGAACCTGTACGCTTTCGTCGGCCTCACGTCGCCTAACGATTTCAACACGTATGCGCCGCAGTTTCAGCGCACGGCTCAGGGCTACAAGCGCCTCACGGATGCCGCTAAACTGAACCGCCAACCCGAGAAGGTGCGCATCAAAACCGCCAAAGCCGGCCAGACGTTGGCCCAGGCCTTAGCGGCTAATGGTATTCCATCTAAGCGCTACGAGGAAATGGCCATCCTAAACGGCATGAAAACTACTGATAAAATGACCAGCGGCATGCTGTTTAAGGTGGTAGGGAAGTAATTTACTATGCATTAAACCACTGCAGGATTCGGGAAACTATTCCTGAATCCTGCAGTGGTCTTTGAGCAAGTCCATTTTCAGGAAATAGTACTGCTGATAAATCAATTGGAAGTAAGTCTCCGGCTGCGGTGTACAGTAAGATTCTGATTTTTTCTGCGTGTACGCAGGAATAGATACCGCCTAGCGTTTCGATATCAGTGCGGTGGATAGGCGGCTTGACCTTCTTCCGCAGTTGAATAGGCACAATGCCTAACTCTGTGACCATGCTGCTCCACGCAGCTACTTTTGAGTCAGGAAGCAGGTAGGTTGCAGCTCGGCTAACAGTTTTTTCTGTGTCCTCCTCAGGCAAAAAGCCATAAAAGCTGCATAGTACTTCACTGATTTCGAGTAATAGATAGGGCCACTCATCTTGGTGATGGCAGAATGCTTTGTTCCAGAAGGAATCTAGCCGAAAGACTAGTAGCAGCGAATTTTCTGCCTGCGAGATGGTCTGGCACCAAAGGGAGTCATGCAGCGTGATGCCATCCAGCAACAGCGAAAATGTAGTGTCGGTAGCTTTGCTCCAGTCAAAAGAACCATTGACTATACCGTTAGCCAGCCATTCTGGAGAAGTATCATTCAGCATACTGGTGCATAGAACAGAAAACGCCCTGGCCAACTACTGGCTGGGGCGTTTAAGGTACTGAGCAGCTACGGAAGCGGCGCTATGTCGTTCTCAGGACTGCGTGTAAGGCCTACTGTTTAGGAGGCCGCAGTATACGCCGCAGAACCGGCCAGAGCAGCAAAAGAGCCAGTATAATCACCAAGATCAGATTGCCATCCAGCACCCGGCCATTCGCCTCAATCGTAAAGTTTGCTAGGAAAGGGTGGGTCCGCATCTGTTGCTGCTTTTAGGTGCCGGCTACTGTCTAATATCAAGAAAATCCGACATTCTGGCATCCTGTATCCTTGTCCAGACTTCTGGAGGCCACTTCCTGCAAAAAGGCCGACTGCCAGAACAGCTGCTTACACGTGCAGATGGCACGGATGCTTTGCTGCCGCTTCACATAGGCGCAAGGACACCGCAGAGTACAGGAGTGTTAGCCAAACAGATACTCCTTTCTTGAGACGCAATCCACTTTCATTGCCTCCTGATTCTGTGATGCTGCGCCGCCTTTCCCTGCTCTGTGTGTTGCTGATTCTGTTGGAAGCGGGGCTGGGCAGTGTAGGCGCGCACGCCCAGGTGCTGCGCCGCCCCGTGCCCGACAAGCTGGTGGTACTCACCTTCGATGATGCTGCTCTTAGCCATGCCACCTACGTTGCGCCCCTGCTAAGGCAGTACGGGTTCGGCGCCACATTTTTCGTATGCGAATTCCGGGAGCCGGCTTTTGCCGACAAAACGAAGTATATGAGCTGGGCGCAAATTCGGCAGTTGCACCGGCAGGGCTTCGAAGTCGGGAGCCACACGCTCACGCATCGGCACGTCAACCGTCTGACGCAGGAGCAGCTGGGGGCCGAGCTGGATTCAATAGAAGGCCGCTGCCACAGTAACCGGATTCCCCGGCCTGTCACTTTCGCCTATCCGGGCTACGACACCGCACCCACCGCTACCACGCTACTGCCGGCGCGCGGCTACCACCTGGCCCGCGCCGGTGGCAACCGCCCCTACGACCCTGTCACCGATAATCCGCTCCTGATTCCCAGCTTCAGCACCTCCGGCCCCGACACGGCGAAAGTGCTGCCTGCCCTGCGGCAGGCGCAAAACGGCCGCATCGTGGTGCTGACAGTACACGGCGTACCCGATGTGGCCCACGACTGGGTGAGTACGCCGCCCGCACTGTTCGAACTGTACCTACGCTACCTACACGACCATCACTATACGGTGGTGGCGCTGCGCGATTTGGCTCGCTACGTGAACCTGCCCGAAGCTATTCGAACCATTCCGCCCCGCTACGAGAATCTGAAATAACCGCCCTGCCATCCTTTCTGACCTATGAAAACCCACCCGTTTATTACTGTATTGAGCGGCCTGGCGCTGCTAAGTACCGGCGCGCTGGCCCAGGCCAAGCTCGTGACCGGCGCGCAAACGCCCATGCCTGCCGCCGAGTGGATCGACCAGGACACCGGCCACCGCGTGATGCGCCTTACGCCACTGGGCGGCAACAACAACAGCTTCTACTTCCACAACAAGCCCTTTCTGGCGGCTAAAGGCAGTGACGGCGACCAGATGGTGTTCTACCACTCCGATGCCCAGGGCAAGCAGCTGCGCACCATCAACCTGAAGACGCGCGCGGTGCAGCCGCTCACGCGCTACTTCCAGAAGATGAGCGGCGAAATTGTGGCGCCCAAGCGCCGGGAGGTATTCTACCAAACCGGCGACTCGGTGTACGCCACCCATGTCGATACCCGAAAGACACGGCTGGTGTTCGTGTTTCCCCAAGATTTCCGGGCCAGCATCACCACCCTCAACGCCGACGAAACTCAGCTCGGCGGGGCCTGGGCTTCTGATGCGGAAAAGGAGATTTCGCGGCAGTACCCTGAAAAGAAAGATTACTTCCGCCGCATCTACGAGTCGAAGCTGCCACGCACCTTGTTTACGGTGAGCACCGAGGGCGGCCAACTCAGCAAGCTGTTCACGGACACGGCCTGGCTGAACCACGTGCAGTTTTCGCCCACTGACCCGAAGCTGCTCATGTTCTGCCACGAAGGCCCTTGGGAGTTGGTGGACCGCATCTGGACCATCGACACGAAAACCAAGGCGGTGAAGCTGGTGCACAAGCGCACGATGGACCGCGAAATATTCGGTCACGAGTGGTTTGCGCCCGACGGCAAAACCATCTGGTTTGACCACCAGCTGCCTCGCGGCGCCACGTTCTTCGTGACGGGCACCAACCTGAAAACCGGCAAAGAGAAGAAGTACGAACTGACCCGCGACGAGTGGAGCGTGCACTACACCATTTCGCCCGACCAGAAGACGTTTGCTGGTGACGGTGGCTACCCCAGCTCAGTGGCGCACTCGCCCAACGGCCAGTGGATCTACTTGTTCCGGCCCAATGGCGACAAGTTTAAAGCCGAGAAGCTGGTGAACCTGGCCAAGCACAACTACCACCTGGAGCCCAACGTGCATTTCTCCCCCGACGGCAAATGGCTGATCTTTCGGGCCAACTTTGAGGGCGAAAACCAAGTGTACGCCGTGGAAATAGCCAAAGCCGCCTCGTAAAAACCGACACAAAACACCGTCATGCTGAGCTTGTCGAAGCATCTCTACCGCTTCGTCTGTCCCATTTCAACGAAGCGGTAGAGATGCTTCGACAAGCTCAGCATGACGAACTGGGTATCATAACCGACGACCTCAAACCCACCCAATGCTCAAATCCATTCTCACGGCCGGCCTGCTGGCCATGCTTACGCTGACGACGCAGGCCCAGAAGCTGCCCAAAAAGAAGGCCATCCTCAAAACGATGACCCGCGCCAACGACTACTTCATGCAGAAGTGGCCCGATACCGGCAAGGAAATCACGACCAACAAAACCCGCCCCAGCCACATCTGGACCCGCGCCGTGTACTACGAGGGCCTCATGGCGCTGCACAGCGTAGATAAGCAGAAGCGCTACTACGACTACGCCGTAGACTGGAGCCAGAAGCACCAGTGGGGCCTGCACCGCGGCATCGAAACCCGCAACGCCGACAACCAGTGCGCCGGCCAGACCTACCTCGCCCTCTACGAAATCGACCCACAACCCGAGCGGATGCGCGACATCAAAGCCAGTATCGATTTGATGGTGAAAAGCCCGCAGGTAGACGACTGGTGGTGGATTGACGCCCTGCAAATGGCCATGCCTATCTATGCCAAGCTGGGTGCTATGACCAAGGATACGGCTTATTACGAGAAGATGTACCGCCTCTACAACTATTCGAAAACCCGGCACGGCGGCAACGGACTCTACAACCCGCAGGACCAACTGTGGTGGCGCGACAAGGACTTCGTGCCGCCTTACAAGGAGCCTAACGGCGAAGACTGCTACTGGAGCCGCGGCAACGGCTGGGTGGTGGCAGCCATGGTGCGCGTGCTGGAAATCATGCCCAAGGGCGCCCCGCACCGCGAAGAATACGAGCAGATGTACCTGGCCATGATGAAGGCCTTGCCGCCCCTGCAGCGACCCGATGGCTACTGGAACGTGAGCTTACACGACCCCACCAACTACGGCGGCAAGGAGCTGACCGGCACGGCGCTGTTCACCTACGGCATGGCCTGGGGTATCAACCACGGCCTGCTCGACGCCAAGCAGTATCAGCCCATCATCACGAAAGCCTGGAACGCCATGGCTACCGAATGCGTGCACCCGAACGGCTTTCTGGGCTACGTGCAAGGCACCGGCAAAGAGCCCAAAGACGGCCAGCCCGTGAGCTACACCAGCAAGCCCGACTTCGAGGACTACGGCCTCGGCTGCTTCCTGCTCGCCGGCACGGAGCTGGTGAAGATGAAGTAAAAGTGTAAGAAATGAACGTCATGCTGAGCGAAGTCGAAGCATCTCTACCGCTTCGTTGCAATAGCATCAGCTAGCCAGGGGCAGAGATGCTTCGACTTCGCTCAGCCTGACGTTCTGAAATATCCATTGCCACCCCGCCCCATGAAACCCACTCTCGCTTTTTCCCTACTCGTTGCCGCCACTCTAGCCCAGGCGCCCGCCCGTGCCCAACAGGCGCCGCGCTGGCCGGAAATCACGCAGCAGCACAAGCCCTGGACGCGCTGGTGGTGGCAGGGCAGCGCCGTGAACGAGCAGGACCTCACGCGCCTGCTCACCCAATACCAGCAGGCGGGGCTGGGGGGCGTGGAAATCACGCCGATTTATGGCGTGAAAGGCACCGAAAACCAATTCATCAGCTTCCTGGCGCCGCGCTGGATGGACATGCTGCAGCACACGCTCACGGAGGCCGGGCGGCTGGGGCTGGGCGTGGATATGGCGCAGGCGTCGGGCTGGCCGTTCGGTGGGCCCTGGGTGACGCCCGATGACGCCTGCAAGTACGTGGCGCACCAGACCTACACCGTGGCCGGCGGCGCCCAGCTGCAGGAACCCGTACGCTTTATGCAGAAGCCGCTGGTGAAAACCGTCGGCCAGCCTATCGATATCAAGCAGCTGGCTGACCCTATCACCAAGAATCCTAATCTGCAGCTCCACGCCTTCGACCAGGTGCGCTTCGAGAAGCTGCTGCCGCTGCAAGCGTTGGTGGCGTATTCCGATAAGGGCCAGACGCTGGATTTGACCAGCAAAGTAGACGCCGCCGGTAAACTGATCTGGACCGCCCCGACGGGTGCCGCCTGGACGCTCTACGCCGTGTTTGAGGGCTGGCACGGCAAGCAGGTGGAGCGCGCCGGCCCCGGCGGCGAGGGAGACGTAATTGACCACTTCTCGAAAACCGCAACCCAGCACTACCTGGCGCGTTTCGATGAGGCGTTCAAGGGCCGCAACGTGCAGCCTATCCGGGCCTTTTTCAACGATTCGTATGAAGTAGACGACGCGCAGGGTGAGGGCAACTGGACGCCACAGATGTTCAGTGAGTTCCAAAAGCGCCGCGGCTACGATTTGCGCCAGCATCTACCGGCCCTGTTCAGCAAGGAGGCCGAAGACCAGCCGCACCAGCGCGTGCTCAGCGACTACCGCGAAACGGTGTCGGAGCTGCTGCTCGAAAACTACACTCAAACCTGGCACGACTGGGCTAAAACGCACGGCGCGCTCATCCGCAACCAGGCCCACGGCTCCCCGGCCAACATCCTCGACCTCTACGCCGCCACCGACATTCCGGAAACCGAAGGCGAGGATTTGTTACGCCTGAAATTCGCCTCATCGGCGGCGCACGTTACCGGCAAACTGCTTACCTCGTCGGAGTCGGCGACCTGGGAGAATGACCATTTTCTCTCGAAGCTCAGCGACGTGAAGAAGGCCATGGACATGATGCTGCTCGGGGGTGTGAACCACACGTTTTACCACGGCACCAACTACTCGCCGCAGGCCGCGGCGTGGCCAGGCTGGCTGTTCTACGCGGCCGTGCACTTCAACCCCAACAACACCTTCTGGAATGATTTCGGGCAGCTGAACCGCTACGTGGCGCATTGTCAGAGCTTTTTGCAGGCCGGCCAGCCCGCCAACGACGTGCTGGTGTATCTGCCCATCTACGACTCCTACGCCCGCCCCGGCAAGGTGCTGCTCCAGCACTTCGACGGCATCAGCCATGGCTTCAAGGGCATGCCGGTGGGCGCTACCGGCGAGGAGTTGCTCAAGCAGGGCTTTGGCTTCGATTTTATTTCTGACAAGCAGCTGCGGCAGACGAAAACCATCGGCCGCACTCTGCAAACCGGCGGCGGCACTGCCTACCAAACCCTATTGCTGCCCGATGCGCGCCTCGTGCCGCTGGCTACGTTGGAGCACTACCTGCAACTGGCCCGCAACGGTGCTACGCTGGTAGTGCAAAACCAGCTGCCCACCGACGTGCCCGGCCTGGGCCAGCTCGATAAGCGCCGCGCCGCCTTCCGCAAACTGCTGGCCGAGCTGAAATTCCAGCCCAGCGGCACGGCCGGCGTTCAGAAAGCCAAGCTGGGCAAGGGCGCGGTGCTGGTAGGCAAAGACGTAAGCCAGTTGCTGGCGGCGGCCGGTGTGCAGCGTGAAACCCTGACCGACAGCGGCCTGCAGTTCGTGCGCCGCCGCCACGCCACCGGGCATTACTACTTCCTGGCCAACTCCACCGATAAGTTGCTGGATGCCTGGGTGCCGCTGCAAACCGCCGCCAAATCGGTGGCGCTCTACAACCCCATGACCGAGCAGCTGGGTTTGGCCAACTGGCGTAT
This genomic window contains:
- a CDS encoding polysaccharide deacetylase family protein; the encoded protein is MPPDSVMLRRLSLLCVLLILLEAGLGSVGAHAQVLRRPVPDKLVVLTFDDAALSHATYVAPLLRQYGFGATFFVCEFREPAFADKTKYMSWAQIRQLHRQGFEVGSHTLTHRHVNRLTQEQLGAELDSIEGRCHSNRIPRPVTFAYPGYDTAPTATTLLPARGYHLARAGGNRPYDPVTDNPLLIPSFSTSGPDTAKVLPALRQAQNGRIVVLTVHGVPDVAHDWVSTPPALFELYLRYLHDHHYTVVALRDLARYVNLPEAIRTIPPRYENLK
- a CDS encoding oligogalacturonate lyase family protein, which translates into the protein MKTHPFITVLSGLALLSTGALAQAKLVTGAQTPMPAAEWIDQDTGHRVMRLTPLGGNNNSFYFHNKPFLAAKGSDGDQMVFYHSDAQGKQLRTINLKTRAVQPLTRYFQKMSGEIVAPKRREVFYQTGDSVYATHVDTRKTRLVFVFPQDFRASITTLNADETQLGGAWASDAEKEISRQYPEKKDYFRRIYESKLPRTLFTVSTEGGQLSKLFTDTAWLNHVQFSPTDPKLLMFCHEGPWELVDRIWTIDTKTKAVKLVHKRTMDREIFGHEWFAPDGKTIWFDHQLPRGATFFVTGTNLKTGKEKKYELTRDEWSVHYTISPDQKTFAGDGGYPSSVAHSPNGQWIYLFRPNGDKFKAEKLVNLAKHNYHLEPNVHFSPDGKWLIFRANFEGENQVYAVEIAKAAS
- a CDS encoding cation:proton antiporter, coding for MSLYNLILVVLGVAILAVAWLPSLLRKYPLSYPIVFVGLGALVFWLPLGLPTPDPIKHSTFVTHLTEICVTVALTGTGLKIDRKFSLWRWRAPLQLVLVLMVITIGIFMVVAWRLGGLLPASALLLAATLAPTDPVLAGDVQVGKPGEGGEDNVRFSLTGEAGLNDGLAFPFVHLAALLLPVALLPFSEQLLHWAWMDVLFRTAVGVIGGWLAGKVLSFLIFDLPHRVRINPEAYGFVALAVTLTAYGLIELLHGYGFLAVFVAAVTLRAHERSHEYHTEMHEFTDQLERLLIVVILILFGGALVRGLLEPLTWSGAALGLFLLLILRPIGGILTLGRSRVTWPERLVISFFGIRGIGSFFYLAYALSKHDFPDAPQLWAITGFTVLTSIILHGALATPVMDWLDRRHGRPTALELEEKHLAEQEKQAAS
- a CDS encoding glycosyl hydrolase encodes the protein MKPTLAFSLLVAATLAQAPARAQQAPRWPEITQQHKPWTRWWWQGSAVNEQDLTRLLTQYQQAGLGGVEITPIYGVKGTENQFISFLAPRWMDMLQHTLTEAGRLGLGVDMAQASGWPFGGPWVTPDDACKYVAHQTYTVAGGAQLQEPVRFMQKPLVKTVGQPIDIKQLADPITKNPNLQLHAFDQVRFEKLLPLQALVAYSDKGQTLDLTSKVDAAGKLIWTAPTGAAWTLYAVFEGWHGKQVERAGPGGEGDVIDHFSKTATQHYLARFDEAFKGRNVQPIRAFFNDSYEVDDAQGEGNWTPQMFSEFQKRRGYDLRQHLPALFSKEAEDQPHQRVLSDYRETVSELLLENYTQTWHDWAKTHGALIRNQAHGSPANILDLYAATDIPETEGEDLLRLKFASSAAHVTGKLLTSSESATWENDHFLSKLSDVKKAMDMMLLGGVNHTFYHGTNYSPQAAAWPGWLFYAAVHFNPNNTFWNDFGQLNRYVAHCQSFLQAGQPANDVLVYLPIYDSYARPGKVLLQHFDGISHGFKGMPVGATGEELLKQGFGFDFISDKQLRQTKTIGRTLQTGGGTAYQTLLLPDARLVPLATLEHYLQLARNGATLVVQNQLPTDVPGLGQLDKRRAAFRKLLAELKFQPSGTAGVQKAKLGKGAVLVGKDVSQLLAAAGVQRETLTDSGLQFVRRRHATGHYYFLANSTDKLLDAWVPLQTAAKSVALYNPMTEQLGLANWRMSAKGMPEVRVQLAPGESCVLETNSAALTGPVYAYQQAAGPAQPIQGTWNVRFVSGGPALPAPVQMSELKSWTDFGGDAGRKFSGTAAYTISFPKPTGAGEGWLLNLGRVAESARVQLNGQELGTLIGPSYQVFIPKNQLQASNTLTVSVSNGMANRIIDMDRNHVPYKNAYNINMSSKLKENRGTDGLFTAEKWDPKESGLLGPVTLTPVSTSGAGKMQ
- a CDS encoding M48 family metalloprotease; protein product: MQPTLSFVLRAGAIMAVLLPLGSTRPAVSHWSAIRPVLPVQGAQPDPQVVAQFGLLNNTKLQSYIDSKGMQMGKISDRPADVKGFTIVDSPIINAFATPDGHVYFTRGIMAHFNNEAQFSGVLGHEIGHITARHGQKQQTRSTIANGALILGSILSKRVASIAQPASQVVGLGLLKYGRDDENESDKLGVKYSSAIGYDPASMADFFLTLARTEQSSGAATVPTFLSSHPNSADRYTNVKKLAQQAEQQAGRQLAVNRDQYLRMIEGLPYGDNPREGYVEGSVFYHPDLKFQFPVPQGWKSQNSPSQFQMAEPNGKAVIVLLPAGNKGLDETAQALVEQLKIQNAQAQKTTINGFQAIAIQGDQVGQDQQTGQQAITARTLSFIIQDGQNLYAFVGLTSPNDFNTYAPQFQRTAQGYKRLTDAAKLNRQPEKVRIKTAKAGQTLAQALAANGIPSKRYEEMAILNGMKTTDKMTSGMLFKVVGK
- a CDS encoding glycoside hydrolase family 88/105 protein; amino-acid sequence: MLKSILTAGLLAMLTLTTQAQKLPKKKAILKTMTRANDYFMQKWPDTGKEITTNKTRPSHIWTRAVYYEGLMALHSVDKQKRYYDYAVDWSQKHQWGLHRGIETRNADNQCAGQTYLALYEIDPQPERMRDIKASIDLMVKSPQVDDWWWIDALQMAMPIYAKLGAMTKDTAYYEKMYRLYNYSKTRHGGNGLYNPQDQLWWRDKDFVPPYKEPNGEDCYWSRGNGWVVAAMVRVLEIMPKGAPHREEYEQMYLAMMKALPPLQRPDGYWNVSLHDPTNYGGKELTGTALFTYGMAWGINHGLLDAKQYQPIITKAWNAMATECVHPNGFLGYVQGTGKEPKDGQPVSYTSKPDFEDYGLGCFLLAGTELVKMK
- a CDS encoding DUF5103 domain-containing protein; this encodes MRLPAFLLPLLLLASACVPLGTPITDPNAARRPATTGQVASTEYYADKTLRYQDYVYDPNVRTVLCYVQSGTTNEIFTPPVVPLSQEQPIVLEFDLLGDQSQRLTAKIVHCDADWKPSILTDMQFLSEINDILITNYRTSVNTKVPYYHYSMRAPRVKLSGNYLLVVQGAGGTPLLSRRLLVYDNSVQISMKQGIPVGGQERYTMQQIDFGIRYSMQLVNPAQEVKVVLRQNFRWDNAKYNLRPTFVRDIDRQLDYQYFNFENAFPALSEFRFFDLRTFRSIGIGVAALDAEASPRQALLQPDASRNGQGYTQFEDINGQRVIESREYGNGATNADYLDVTFQLRAAQPAAGPVYVLGALTDWQLKDEFRLTYDAEKQLYSGHALLKQGYYNFIYATQTPQGPNSVQWEGSHQEAENQYDLLVYYRPPGTRADLLIGYQSLDVNSRRP